In Mucilaginibacter sp. KACC 22063, the genomic stretch CCAGCGGTATAATACATGATACCCCAAAGCCTGTAAATACAAAACCAATACCCGCCGTGATAGGATAAGGAAACAAAACGGCAAGCAATAAACCCACCGTTATGAATATGCCGCTATAATGCAGAATGCGCTTAATGCCGATACGGTTTACCAGTTTGTCACCTGCAAACCTACCCGTAGTCATAGCGATCATGTAAACCACAAAAGCCGCGGTAGCACCTTGTTTTGAAGCATGGACCGCATCATGAAAATAGATACCGCTCCAATCATACATGGTATTTTCACAGGCCATAGATACAAAGCTGATGATGGAGAATTTAAGCAAGTATTTATCAGGCAGGGAAAAGATTGGCTTACGCTCGGTTGTCTTTGCAGGTGGCTCATCTAATGTATTTTGATAAAACAGCAGCGAAACGACAATCATGCTGATACCCACTGCCGGCAAATGCCAATGAGTAGCCACATTAAAGCTGACCATAATATAACCCAGTGCCGCACCTGCAAAGCCGGCTAAACTCCAGATACCATGAAAAGTTGTGATGATGGATTTTGTATACAACTTCTGCACGCCTACCGCCTGTGCATTAACACTCAGGTTCATGAGATTACGCGATGAACCAAAGCCGAACATAATGAAAGCCAGTTGCCACATAGCTGACGCGAAGCCTGAAAAGCAAAGCATTATATTGAACAATATCGTACCGAAAAGCATTATTTTCCGGCTGCTATACTTGCCTAATAAGTGATTAGTCAATGGCATGGTTACCATTAAACCTATAGGCAAGGCAAACAACACCGTGCCCAATTGCGCCTCACTTAGTTGAAGTTGCGATTTAACCGTGGGTATACGCGAAGCCCAGGCAGAATAGCCAAAACCGGAGATAAAAAAGAACACCGCATTAGCTATTCTGATATTGCGTAAAGAAGTTTGTAATTTAATATCAGACATCAGACCGCCCAAAGATAACGTTATGCATTATTATGCGGTCAGCAAATACTGTAATACAATCGTACAAATATTGTACGTTTTCGTACGTTTTATTTTTTAATAATTTAATTAAAACACTATTTATCAGTGAATTAAATAATTGGCACTTGCTTTATTAAGCTATACATTATCATTTCGTTATGCTTAAAAACTATTTTAAAATTGCTTTAAGGGGTTTGCGCAACAAAATTTCATTTACCATTATCAATGTTTCTGGATTGACTATTGG encodes the following:
- a CDS encoding MFS transporter translates to MSDIKLQTSLRNIRIANAVFFFISGFGYSAWASRIPTVKSQLQLSEAQLGTVLFALPIGLMVTMPLTNHLLGKYSSRKIMLFGTILFNIMLCFSGFASAMWQLAFIMFGFGSSRNLMNLSVNAQAVGVQKLYTKSIITTFHGIWSLAGFAGAALGYIMVSFNVATHWHLPAVGISMIVVSLLFYQNTLDEPPAKTTERKPIFSLPDKYLLKFSIISFVSMACENTMYDWSGIYFHDAVHASKQGATAAFVVYMIAMTTGRFAGDKLVNRIGIKRILHYSGIFITVGLLLAVLFPYPITAGIGFVFTGFGVSCIIPLVFSLAGKSQSMSSARALASISTIGYLGFLLVPPLVGYVAQAAGIRISFAIIGVLGSLIIWMVSKIKEE